The nucleotide sequence CTCGTCTGGCGGCAAAGGCTGCTGAATTGATTGCGGTGGCGGCGAAGTCGGCGATCGCTCGCAACAATCGCTTCACGTTGGTGCTTTCGGGTGGTTCCACGCCGGAGCGCACCTACAAACTACTTCCACAGGCAGAGGCTCATTCTCAAATCGATTGGTCCCGGACCTGGCTGTTTTTCGGTGATGAGCGCTGTGTACCTCACGACGATTCGCGCAGCAATTATCGTTTAGCGGCCGATTCACTGTTGCAGCCCGCCCGAATCGATCCGCAGCATGTGCTGCCGATAAATACTGCCGTCGGCACGCCGGCTGAGTGTGCGGAAAGTTACGCCGCCAGCCTCCGGCAATTTTTCGGATACAACTCGCCAGGGACCGATGCGGTTAGCTTCCCATCGTTCGATTTAATTCTGTTGGGTTTAGGAGATGATGGCCACACAGCTTCGCTTTTTCCCGGCAAGCCTTCGCTAGACGACAAAACCCATTGGGTTACCTGGAGTCCCCCGGGAGTCTTGCCGCCGCCGGTCGATCGGGTAACGTTTACGTTTCCGCTAATTAACGCAGCGCGGCAGGTGATGTTTTTGGTTTCCGGCGACAGCAAAGCAAAAATTGTGCAGGACGTCATCGAGGGACCCGCCGACCCGAAGCGATTTCCCTCTTCGGGTGTCAAACCGATTCAATCGCTTACATGGCTGTTAGACGAACCAGCTGCCCGTTTGTTAATCCGCCAACGGAGAGAAGCATCACAATCATCCTAGCGCGACAAAGTGCCGCGGCATTATGATAACGACTTTTCAAACTTAATTAAGCAAACCATGCCAACCGCTCAAATTATTCGTGCTCATGGACCGGCTATTAAAACTGCTCCGAAAATGGTGGCCTCGGCTGCGGCGCAGGAACCGGCCGTGCTGGTATTGTTTGGCGCCACGGGAGATCTTTCCGGTCGCAAAATTCTGCCCGCCTTATTTGCCTTATGGCAGGGAAAATTTCTGCCCGATCAACTGGCGATTGTGGGCGTGGCGATCGAAAAAAACACCGACGATCAGTTCCGCGATTTGGCGCGCAAAGCAGTGGAATCGCACGGGAGATTAAAGCCCGCCAATGACGACGAATGGAATCAATTTGCCGCGCTGCTGCAGTACCAATCGGTCGATTTTGGCAATACGGAAAGCTACGCCAGTCTGTCGCAGCGGATCACCGGCATCGAAAGCCAGCGCCACATGCCGGGTAACCGGCTGTTCTACTTAGCCATTTCACCGACGTTTTTTGCGTCAGTGATCGATCAACTCTCCGCTCAGGGATTAATCCACCGTTACAGTCCCGGCACGCCGTGGTATCGAGTGGTCATCGAAAAACCCTTCGGACACGATTTAGCCAGCGCGCGCGCTTTGGATGCGGATATTCACCGCTTCATGCAAGAAGATCAGATTTACCGGATCGATCATTACCTCGGCAAGGAAACCGTGCTGAACATGATGGCGTTCCGGTTTGCGAATGCTATTTTTGAGCCCTTGCTGAATTGTGAATTTGTCGATCACGTGCAAATTACTGTTGCCGAAACGGTGGGCATGGAGGGGCACCGCGGAAGTTATTACGACACCGCAGGCGCCATTCGCGACGTAATGCAAAATCACGTGCTGCAATTGTTGGCGTATGCCGCGATGGATGCTCCCGGTGGATTGAAAGGCGTGAATGTACGCACCGAAAAACTGCGAGTGCTGCGGAATTTGGTGCCCATTACCAGCAACAGCGTCGATAAGATGACCGTTCGCGGGCAATACAGTGCCGGCACCGTCGATGGCCAACGTGTGCCCGCCTATCGGGATGAATTCGGCGTGGCAAAAGATTCCAAGACCGAAACATACGTTGCTCTGCGCACGCAGGTAGATTTATGGCGTTGGGCAGGCGTGCCATTTTTGTTGCGAACCGGCAAGCGATTGCCCAAGCGAGCAACGGAAATCGCCATTCGGTTTAAAGATCGTCCCCTTCGCCACACCCCAAGCATGGAAGTTGAAATGGACGGCGTGGGCGCGATTAACCAGGAGCCGAACGTATTGGTGTTCCGCATTCAGCCCGATGAAGGCATCAGCCTGTCGTTTGTAACCAAGCAGCCGGGAATGGGCTTTTCGCTGCAGCCGGTGCGAATGGAATTTGATTACGAGCACGCCTTTCACATCGGCTTGCCGGAAGCGTATGAGCGGTTGTTGCTAGACGCCATTAAAGGCATTCCCCTGTTATTCATGCGGTCGGACGAAGTTGACGCCCAATGGGAATTTATTACCCCGATTATTGAAGCCTGGCAAAAACAGTCGCCTCCAGGTTTTCCAAATTACGAAGCTGGTTCGTGGGGACCCAAGGATGCCGATAAGCTTGTTGCCGATCGTCAAGGCAAATGGCGGGATCCCTAAAATCTCATTCATACCCGTAAAAGTTTATAGATGTTGTGCGGCCGTGGGTCGCGATTGCACAAGGAGCATAATCAATGCAACTCGGAATGATTGGCTTGGGCCGCATGGGCGCAAACATGGTGCGGAGGCTCATGAAGAACGGCCACCAATGCGTCGTGTTCGATGTGAATCCCGCGACGGCCGATGCCCTGGGAAAAGAAGGCGCGACCCCAGGACACACCATGGATGAGTTTTTGTCCAAGCTTTCCAAGCCGCGGGCTGTGTGGTTGATGGTCCCTGCCGGTGTCGTGGATCAAACATTGGCTACACTCGTGCCGAAATTGGCTGCGGGCGATATTTTGATCGACGGCGGCAATTCGTATTACATTGACGACATTCGCCGCGCTGAAGATTTGCAGAAAATAGGCATTCGATATGTCGATGTCGGCACCAGCGGCGGCGTGTGGGGATTGGAACGCGGATATTGCATGATGATTGGCGGGCCGACCGATTCCGTGGAACACCTCGATCCGATTTTCAAAACTCTGGCTCCCGGCATGGGCAACATTGAGCGCACTTCGGGGCGCGAAAAAATGAAGGGAACCGCGGAGTTGGGCTATCTGCACTGCGGACCCAGCGGCGCCGGCCATTTTGTGAAAATGGTTCACAACGGCATCGAGTACGGGCTGATGGCGGCCTATGCGGAAGGGCTAAATGTGCTCAAGCATGCCAATGTCGGCAAAGTCGGGCGCACCACCGATGCCGAAACGACACCCTTGCGAAATCCCGAGCATTATCAATACGATTTGAACTTGCCAGATATCGCGGAAGTTTGGCGGCGCGGCAGCGTCATTGCCTCGTGGCTGTTGGATTTGACCGCTGCGGCGCTTGCTGACGATGCGCAGCTAGCGAAATATACTGGTCATGTTTCTGATTCCGGCGAAGGCCGCTGGACCATTCAAGCCGCTGTCGAAGAAGGTGCACCGGCGCCGGTGCTTAGTACCGCGCTTTATCAACGGTTTACTTCGCGCGGCGCCGATGAGTTTTCGGACAAACTGCTTTCAGCCATGCGATTTCAATTTGGCGGGCACGTGGAAAAGAAAGCGTGAGATGCTTTTTGCTGACTTTTGATTCCGAATGATTGATCTCTGCGTGCTCTAGCCCCTGACCCCTATCCCCTAATCCCTCACCTGCTACATGATTCTCGCTGGCGATATTGGCGGCACTTCGACACGTTTAGCCCAGTTCGAAATTGAAGCAGGCCGCCTTGTGCCTCTCTCGCCCCCACAGAAATTTCCCAGCCGCGAACATACTGGGCTGGACGAAATCGTGGCAGCCTTTGTTGCTGCCCAAAAAGCGGTCGGGCAAACCCAGTCCATCGAGCACGCCGCATTTGGCATTGCCGGCCCCGTACGCGATGGAAAAGTTCACACCTCGAACTTGCCGTGGATGGTTGACGCCGCTCAGTTGGCATTAGAATTGGGCATTTCCGCTCAAAACGTTCACTTGCTCAACGATTTGGAAGCGAACGCCCATGGTATTCCGGCGCTAGGTCCTCATGACTTGGTGACCTTGAACGCCGGTCAGCCAGACCCGCACGGAAACGCCGCCATTATTTCCGCCGGCACCGGGTTGGGTGAAGCGGGAATTTTTTTCGACGGGCAGCGATTGATTCCCTTTGCTTGCGAAGGTGGCCACGCAGATTTTGCTCCCTGCGATCAGCTTGAGACCGAATTGTTGCTGCACTTGAAGGAAAAATTTATGCAGGGAAGCTTCGGGCACGTCAGCTGCGAACGCGTGTTGTCAGGGCCCGGATTGCGAAATATTTATGAGTTTTTGCGCGATACGGGTCATGGTCAGGAAAGTGCGGAATTGACCGCTGCCATTGCCGCTGGCGATCCGTCGGCGGCCATTTCCAAAGCTGCACTGGATGGCTCTAGCCCCTTATGTGTGCAGGCCATGGACATGTTCGTTTCCTACTACGGCGCAGAAGCTGGCAATTTGGCGCTAAAAATGTTGGCCACTCGCTGTGTGTACATCGGCGGCGGCATTGCTCCGCGAATCATCGGCAAGCTGCGCGGTCCGCGATTCCTAGAAGGCTTTTGCAACAAAGGACGCATGAAATCACTGATGGAGTTGATTCCCATCCAGGTCATCGTGAACGATCTCACGGCACTTTTTGGCGCCGGTCGCTTTGCAGCAATGTCGGCGGGTTTACTTCCGGCTTGGTTGGGTTAGAAGCGTTTGCAGAGGCATTGGGTTGGCGACGGCAAGTGCCACCCAATAGTAGAATTCTGCTAGTTTTGTGATGCTGAGAGTCCACAAATCCTCTCGCAAAGGATGCGTAATCTGGCATGCTGCTGGCAATCGGCGCAGTTTTTGCATTTTCCGCTTGCATTGCTAGTTTTGTTGGGCATAATCAAAGTTTATACGGACTGCCGGATGGTCGGAACACCTAAACAGGCAGTCGAAGAGGAGGCTGCGAATGTCTAATGGTGCGTTCGTAATTAGTTTTGATTTTGAGATGGGTTGGTCGCTGCGGCGTTCGCCCAACATCGGTCCGGAATTCTCTCAATTGGATGCCATGCGCGATATTGTTCCGCGCATGTTGCAAATTCTAGATCGCTATCGCATTTCGGCGACCTGGGCGACAGTAGGGCATTTAATGCTACGGCCCCAGGATTGTCCTGGAGGGCGTTTTTCTTACGATTTACCGTCGCCGCGATTTTCCTGGTTTCAAGGGGAATGGTTTGCCGGCATTCCGCGCATTGGCGAACAAGGATGGCAGTGGTTTTATGCTCCCGACTTGGTGGAGCAGATTATCGAGTCAAATACCTATCAAGAACTCGGTTCACACACGTTCAGCCATATTGATGTGGGCGATCCTGCTTGTTCGAAGGAGCTGGCGCGTGCAGAATTCGAATTATGCCAGACGATAGCCCGCAATTGGGGTCGCAGATTGCGCAGTGTTGTGTTTCCTCACAACTTTGCTGGTCATTTGGAAACGTTGGAGGAAGCGGGCTACGACTGTTATCGAACGGAAGCGAAAGATTGGTATTGGCTTGGTCTTTCGCAAAACGGCATTTTGCGGTCGCGATTCGCACGGTTGTTTCTCCAACCGCTTCGCTACATGGATGAACGACTGCCTGTAACGCCTGCCTTGCCGGCCGCAAAACGCTGTGGAAATCTTTGGGAAATTCCTCAGAGCATGTTTTTCCCAGGTTTTGCTGGGATATCCAAGTATATTTCCGCCGCTAGTCGGGTGCGTCGCGCTACCTTGGGGCTACATCGAGCGGCAAAACTTGGTCGGCTGTTCAGCTTCTATACGCATCCAGAAAACTTCATCCACGGTGGCGATCAATTGCTGGACGCTTTCGACGAAATCTGTCGGGAAGCTGCCGAGCTTCGCGAAGCTGGCAAGCTGGATATTTTGACCATGGAGGAAGCTGCTTCCAGAATGCAAGCTGTGGTAGAGAATACGCATCGTGTTGCGCAAACTGGCAATTTGTTACTGCGAGTCGCCTCGTAATTGAGCGCGACATCGCGCGCAACCCTCATCATGTAAAGCTGCCCGCCTCAGATTCACGCGGGCTGGTTGAATGAATTCCTCATCGACTTCGTCATCGCCACAAAGGCCGCTGGAACCGGGCGAAGAGCGGTCGCATGCATCGGTGTCTACAGATCGCTTGGAGGAGTCCAGTGCTAACCACTCTGCCAGCCCTCGCTTGATGGTGCTGGCGGGCGACAGCGCAGCGGGACATTATTATGTGCACAAGTTGGAGCAGAATTTTGATTTGACCGCGGTCGTGTGGCAACAGCCCAATCGGTTGCGCACTTTGAAAATGGTTTTTCGCCGGGCACGAAGGCTGGGTTGGTTTTATCCGTTGGATCGGATTCTATTGGGTGTGTATGCCCGCTGTACCATGCGGCGAGCGGCTCGAGCTTCGGCAGCCTGGCGCGAAGAGCAATCGGCCTGCGATTATCAACCGCGCTGCCCACAACTGCGGGTAAATTCGATCAACGAGGAAGCCGTTGTTACCGCCTTGCAGCATTATCGCCCTGACCTTGTTTTGGTTTGGGGAACTTCGATCATCCGCCGACCGGTGTTGCAGTTCGCGGCTTGCTTTGTGAATGTGCATGCCGGCATCACGCCGATGTATCGCGGGGCGCACGGCGGCTTTTGGGCAGCGTTCAACGACGATCAATCGCACCTCGGCATTACCCTGCATCGTGTGGATGAAGGCATCGACACAGGACGGA is from Pirellulales bacterium and encodes:
- the pgl gene encoding 6-phosphogluconolactonase; translated protein: MAVVDCQTEVLISTDATRLAAKAAELIAVAAKSAIARNNRFTLVLSGGSTPERTYKLLPQAEAHSQIDWSRTWLFFGDERCVPHDDSRSNYRLAADSLLQPARIDPQHVLPINTAVGTPAECAESYAASLRQFFGYNSPGTDAVSFPSFDLILLGLGDDGHTASLFPGKPSLDDKTHWVTWSPPGVLPPPVDRVTFTFPLINAARQVMFLVSGDSKAKIVQDVIEGPADPKRFPSSGVKPIQSLTWLLDEPAARLLIRQRREASQSS
- the zwf gene encoding glucose-6-phosphate dehydrogenase, with product MPTAQIIRAHGPAIKTAPKMVASAAAQEPAVLVLFGATGDLSGRKILPALFALWQGKFLPDQLAIVGVAIEKNTDDQFRDLARKAVESHGRLKPANDDEWNQFAALLQYQSVDFGNTESYASLSQRITGIESQRHMPGNRLFYLAISPTFFASVIDQLSAQGLIHRYSPGTPWYRVVIEKPFGHDLASARALDADIHRFMQEDQIYRIDHYLGKETVLNMMAFRFANAIFEPLLNCEFVDHVQITVAETVGMEGHRGSYYDTAGAIRDVMQNHVLQLLAYAAMDAPGGLKGVNVRTEKLRVLRNLVPITSNSVDKMTVRGQYSAGTVDGQRVPAYRDEFGVAKDSKTETYVALRTQVDLWRWAGVPFLLRTGKRLPKRATEIAIRFKDRPLRHTPSMEVEMDGVGAINQEPNVLVFRIQPDEGISLSFVTKQPGMGFSLQPVRMEFDYEHAFHIGLPEAYERLLLDAIKGIPLLFMRSDEVDAQWEFITPIIEAWQKQSPPGFPNYEAGSWGPKDADKLVADRQGKWRDP
- the gnd gene encoding decarboxylating 6-phosphogluconate dehydrogenase; this encodes MQLGMIGLGRMGANMVRRLMKNGHQCVVFDVNPATADALGKEGATPGHTMDEFLSKLSKPRAVWLMVPAGVVDQTLATLVPKLAAGDILIDGGNSYYIDDIRRAEDLQKIGIRYVDVGTSGGVWGLERGYCMMIGGPTDSVEHLDPIFKTLAPGMGNIERTSGREKMKGTAELGYLHCGPSGAGHFVKMVHNGIEYGLMAAYAEGLNVLKHANVGKVGRTTDAETTPLRNPEHYQYDLNLPDIAEVWRRGSVIASWLLDLTAAALADDAQLAKYTGHVSDSGEGRWTIQAAVEEGAPAPVLSTALYQRFTSRGADEFSDKLLSAMRFQFGGHVEKKA
- the glk gene encoding glucokinase, which translates into the protein MILAGDIGGTSTRLAQFEIEAGRLVPLSPPQKFPSREHTGLDEIVAAFVAAQKAVGQTQSIEHAAFGIAGPVRDGKVHTSNLPWMVDAAQLALELGISAQNVHLLNDLEANAHGIPALGPHDLVTLNAGQPDPHGNAAIISAGTGLGEAGIFFDGQRLIPFACEGGHADFAPCDQLETELLLHLKEKFMQGSFGHVSCERVLSGPGLRNIYEFLRDTGHGQESAELTAAIAAGDPSAAISKAALDGSSPLCVQAMDMFVSYYGAEAGNLALKMLATRCVYIGGGIAPRIIGKLRGPRFLEGFCNKGRMKSLMELIPIQVIVNDLTALFGAGRFAAMSAGLLPAWLG
- a CDS encoding polysaccharide deacetylase family protein, encoding MSNGAFVISFDFEMGWSLRRSPNIGPEFSQLDAMRDIVPRMLQILDRYRISATWATVGHLMLRPQDCPGGRFSYDLPSPRFSWFQGEWFAGIPRIGEQGWQWFYAPDLVEQIIESNTYQELGSHTFSHIDVGDPACSKELARAEFELCQTIARNWGRRLRSVVFPHNFAGHLETLEEAGYDCYRTEAKDWYWLGLSQNGILRSRFARLFLQPLRYMDERLPVTPALPAAKRCGNLWEIPQSMFFPGFAGISKYISAASRVRRATLGLHRAAKLGRLFSFYTHPENFIHGGDQLLDAFDEICREAAELREAGKLDILTMEEAASRMQAVVENTHRVAQTGNLLLRVAS
- a CDS encoding formyl transferase, with the translated sequence MSTDRLEESSANHSASPRLMVLAGDSAAGHYYVHKLEQNFDLTAVVWQQPNRLRTLKMVFRRARRLGWFYPLDRILLGVYARCTMRRAARASAAWREEQSACDYQPRCPQLRVNSINEEAVVTALQHYRPDLVLVWGTSIIRRPVLQFAACFVNVHAGITPMYRGAHGGFWAAFNDDQSHLGITLHRVDEGIDTGRILQQALVKFDPASDNLLTLAAKQTVAGAQTAVQWLQDHRADFASDPGVLAQPVGKSKLYYSPGFRDYRRFERQVRLRLKQAHSSAL